ACCAAATTATTATTTCTAAATTGATTAAATTATTTGGCTGAAAACAGTGAAAATATACTTTTGTGAAAATCAAAATATGAAAATGAACATTTAAACTGTTTGCAATTTTTATTGCATCTTCCGGCAGGTTTAAAAGCACCGTAGGTTCATAGCAAGTATTTGAAATGCGGTTTCCCCGCATAATAATCTTCCTCCGATTTCAACAGCTTCATTTACCCATTATTCAACTCTGGCAACTTCAAAAAGAGATATTAACGAACCGACTTCTGTTTTTTCAATTGCTTTCAGCATTTTTATTTTTTTATTGTTATTTATAACTTTAACATCCAAAGACTTGTTCCTTTACTTTTGTCAGGATCTTTGACAGATGTTTCAAATATCAGCAAACTTCCGTCGGGTGAAATTGAGGGTGCTCCGTCGTAACCTTTGTAAGTTGTAAGTTGTGTTTGACTTTCGCCCGTTATTGGTGCTTTATAAATATTTGCATACTCCACTCCGTAATCGGAACTAAATATAATGTATTGACCGTCAAGTGTAAATACAGCATCTGTTTTGCTCCCTTCAAAATTTGTTATTTTAGTTTTATTTGTACCGTCGGTATTCATAATCCAAATATCCCATTGATTATTTTCTTCTTTTTGATACAAAATCTTATCACCTTTCGGTGACCAGTTAGGTTGCTTGCAATCTTTTCCTAAAGGCGTTAAATTAATATATCCTGAAGTTCCGTCAAGTTTATATTTCATGATTACCCCGTTACTTTCTTCGTCTAATTTATGACTTTCAAAAACAACCCATTTTCCGTCAGGCGAAAAAGTAGGTTCATAGGCAACGCTGTCTTGCCTGTTAGTTATACGAATTTCATTCCCTGTTATGCCGTTTTCCCGAATATAAAAAATTTCATCATGCGGTTCTCTGTCGGATGAGAAAACAATAGAATTACTTGAACTGTTCCAACACTCGCCGGGCAAATTTACATTACTGCTTCCGTCAACAATAAGTTCTTTTAACTCGTTAGTTTCAAGATTATATGTATATAAATCGGAAGGGGGCTTGTTGTAACCTTTCCGGAAATTAGTAAAAACAATTGTTTTGCCGTCGGGCGAAAAAGCCGGATTTTGAATACTTCCGGATAAATCAATCTCTAATTTAACGGCATCGTCTTGTCTGTTAATTTCAATATTACTTTTGCATGAAAGAAAACCCACAAAAAACATCAAAAAAGTAAATCTGTAAATTGTTAATTTCATAACATCTTTTTAAATGAATATTCCAATTCTTATCTCAAAATTATAATTTTTTTCAGAAATTCATTATCAAACCTTGCTTCATTTTTTCAAAAAACATTACATCCTGTCGCTACAAACAATTCTGCGATTAATTTAGTTTACTGAAAACAAGACATTTTAACACAAAATAAAGCTATTTTAACAAAAAATTGATTAAATAACCGACTTTTATTTTATATTTGTAAATAGTAGAATATGGTTAAATTATAGACAAAACTCATAAATGGAAAGATTAAAAGGCGAAGATTTTATAAACCCCAAATATGCTGAAAGGATTAATAATGATGTAGTTGCAAAATTTATTCTGCAACTAAAAAGTTATAACAAACTAAATAAAATTTATTCAGCTAACTTTGATAAAGACGGTATTGAATTTATAGATTCAGTGCTGGATTCATTAGGAATTCAATATGAAGTTGAAGAAAGCGACCTTGACAGAATTCCGGAGAAAGGTCCTTTTATCACAGTATCTAACCAGCCTTTCGGAGGAATTGACGGACTTTTGTTATTAAAAATAATATTAGAAAAAAGACCTGATTTCAAGTTGCTTGCAGACTATTTGCTCCATAATATAGAACCTTTAAATAATTTTTCAATTCCTATAAGCGAACAAAAAGGAATTGCTAACAAGTTCAATTTCACCACATTAAAAAGAACACTTAAACATCTCGAAGAAGGAAATGCCGTGGGTATTTTCCCAGCTGCAGAAATTTCAAAAGTTCACTCGTTACACAATATAAGCGATAAAAAATGGAAAAATTCTCTTATTAAGCTTGTAAAAATTGCAGATGTTCCGGTTGTTCCTGTTTATTTTAAAGGGAAAAACAGCTGGATTTTTCATTTATTAAGGAGTATTAACCCTGCTTTTCAGTCGGTAAGATTATCGAAAGAGTTTTTCAATAAAAAAAGAAAAAAGATTTATGTCAGGATAGGAAAACCTATTTCAGTAAAAGAACAACACGAATTCAAAGAAACTGAAATTTTTTCAAGATTTTTAAGAGCCAAAACGTATGCTCTGGGAACGCCTTTGATGGTTAAAAAATTTTTCAGACCTAAGTTTATTGCTCGGAGCAAAAAGGTTGAGAAAATAATTGACCCTATACCTGTAAGCAAATTACTTCCGGAAATTGAAATGCTAAAAAAAGATTATTTCTTATTTGACAGTAATGAATATAGTGTTTTATGCGGCCCGTCAGTCGAAACACCAAATTTACTGACAGAGGTAGGCAGATTGCGAGAAGTTACGTTCAGAGAGATAGGAGAAGGAACAAACAGAAGCTTAGATCTTGACGAATTTGATTTATATTTTAATCAACTGATTATTTGGGATAACAAAAACAACAAAATAGCAGGAGCATACAGAGCCGGAAGGGGAGATGAAATTATGCAACAATTCGGACCGAAAGGGTTTTATATTCAATCTCTTTTTAATATTAAAAAAGAATTTCATCCTATACTTGAAGAATCCTTAGAATTGGGGCGTTCATTCATTATTAAAGAGTATCAACGAAAACCTTTATCTTTATTTTTGCTTTGGAAAGGAATTTTATACTTCCTGTTAAAAAATAGACAATACAGATACCTAATTGGTCCTGCCAGCATAAGCAATGATTTTACAAAATTTTCTCAAAGCTTAATTGTTGATTTTTTCAAGGCAAATTATTTTGATAATGATTTAGCAAAATATATTGTTCCCAGAAAACAATTTAAAGTTAAACAAAATCCTAATTTTGATAATGAAGTGTTCATCAAAAATACGGGAAGTGATGTGAAAAAACTAGATAAATTTATACAAGATATTGAACCCGGATACAGTACACCCATATTGTTTAAGAAATATATTCAACTAAGTGCCAAGCTATTAGGATTTAATGTTGACCCTAAATTTAACAATTGTGTTGACGGTTTAATGATTCTTGACATTTTTGATGTGCCCTTAAGCACACTTCAATCATTATCAAAAGAATTTGAAGACGACTCTATTCTTGAAAGATTTAATTTTTAAAAGTCAATAATTTTTAATTCTTTTGTAAGTT
The window above is part of the Bacteroidales bacterium genome. Proteins encoded here:
- a CDS encoding lysophospholipid acyltransferase family protein, which translates into the protein MERLKGEDFINPKYAERINNDVVAKFILQLKSYNKLNKIYSANFDKDGIEFIDSVLDSLGIQYEVEESDLDRIPEKGPFITVSNQPFGGIDGLLLLKIILEKRPDFKLLADYLLHNIEPLNNFSIPISEQKGIANKFNFTTLKRTLKHLEEGNAVGIFPAAEISKVHSLHNISDKKWKNSLIKLVKIADVPVVPVYFKGKNSWIFHLLRSINPAFQSVRLSKEFFNKKRKKIYVRIGKPISVKEQHEFKETEIFSRFLRAKTYALGTPLMVKKFFRPKFIARSKKVEKIIDPIPVSKLLPEIEMLKKDYFLFDSNEYSVLCGPSVETPNLLTEVGRLREVTFREIGEGTNRSLDLDEFDLYFNQLIIWDNKNNKIAGAYRAGRGDEIMQQFGPKGFYIQSLFNIKKEFHPILEESLELGRSFIIKEYQRKPLSLFLLWKGILYFLLKNRQYRYLIGPASISNDFTKFSQSLIVDFFKANYFDNDLAKYIVPRKQFKVKQNPNFDNEVFIKNTGSDVKKLDKFIQDIEPGYSTPILFKKYIQLSAKLLGFNVDPKFNNCVDGLMILDIFDVPLSTLQSLSKEFEDDSILERFNF